Proteins from one Oscillatoria nigro-viridis PCC 7112 genomic window:
- a CDS encoding Ig-like domain-containing protein encodes MVILDPTVPDSNHIASGIKPGTATYILESQPDAIEQITTVLAQHTGIEALHIITHGSAGSLYLGTTELNSSNIENYSQQLQQWRNSFTANASIILYGCSVAARDTGHQFLTQLHQLTGANIAANPTTTGNSDRGGTWDIPQLIPPSPQAPKLALTETTLKTYNGLLGLAPRVRFATGDTPTSVSIGDFNGDGKPDLAVANYSSNTTSILLNTTATGAPTPTFATSVTFATGTAPISITIDDINGDGKPDLATANRNSNDASILLNTTATGATTPTFAPKVDFPTGTDANSVSIGDINGDGKPDLAVANSNVDTTSILLNTTATGALTPTFATGVSFATGSVPYSVSIGDINGDGKPDLAVANGFSNDASILLNTTATGATTPTFATQVTFATGLRPRSVSIGDFNGDGKPDLAVANYRSSTQTYNSFTTSILLNTTTTGATTPTFAPPVPFTIGYSPRSVSIGDINGDGKLDLAVANGNSASILLNTTPTGAATPNFATQVMFYIGSSIFSVSIADFNDDGKLDLATVNKDDDAASILLNTTPKINAVTATTPDGSYKAGDTIAITVTFDDSVTVTGTPRLQLETGTTDQFANYTSGSGSTTLTFNYVVQPGDATPDLEYLATNVLTLNGGTIKDNLTVDGILTLPVLASANSLGGSKAIVIDNVAPTITSVTSTTANGLYGTTSNINVTVNFSEAVTLAGGNMTVALDTGGIVTIAPFTGTSAVGTYTPAAGQNSTDLNSTGITLAVGATLRDAAGNNATTLTIPAGQSLANSKAIVVDTVVPTVALTSAAPTTTNAPFLVTATFSESVTGFIASDVNLTNSTISNFTGSGTTYNFTVTPTADGTVTVDVPAATATDIAGNNNTAATQLTRTADITAPTVALTSASPTTTNAPFLVTATFSESVTGFIASDVNLTNSTISNFTGSGTTYNFTVTPNAEGPVTVDVAAAIATDTVGNNNTAATQLTRTYDATAPTVALTSASPTTTNAPFLVTATFSESVTGFIASDVNLTNSTISNFTGSGTTYNFTVTPNGDGNVTVNVPAAIATDTAGNNNTAATQLTRTADITAPTVTLTSTSTPTVTGLFSVTATFNEDVIGFDNTDITVANATVGNFVKVDAKTYTFDVTPAASGNVTVDVPAAKATDTAGNNNTAATQLTRTANITTPDITAPTVTLTSTSTPTVTGLFSVTATFNEDVTGFDNTDITVANATVDNFVKVDAKTYTFDVTPAASGNVTVDVLAAKATDTAGNNNTAATQLTRTANITTPIVDVTAPTANLAAISNLTTAGGTSQTLTVTFSDSSGVDVSSLDNSDVIVNWSSADLPATFVSVDINSNGTPRTATYSFTPPGGIWDNADNGTYTVNLQASQVKDAVGNLSATSSLGTFGVNIPAPVTTPTPVTTPTPVTTPTPVTTPTPVTTPTPVTTPTPVTTPTPVTTPTPVTTPTPVTTPTPVTTPTPVTTPTPVTTPTPVTTPTPVTTPTPVTTPTPVTTPTPAETPTPAPTPTPTPTPTPTPSVTPITNNIPKDDCICDDIVYPNLNQPNSVENTIIGLSSVQVGTSQNDKFLGSNTGNIFDAKSGDDNLYGGDSSDILNGNTGNDFISGGSGDDILFGDQNNDIILGELGNDLIFGGKGNDSINSREGNDIVYANRNDDFIDGGKDNDTLFAGKGNDIVLGSQGDDYLFGNQGSDTICGGESNDFISGNESADILGGCEGNDTLYGGEDNDTLTGCQGDDILYGELGNNSLIGGSGNDIFVLKAGQGFDTIADFTSGQDSIALTGGLSFGQLAITQNTQGTLIKNVLTGEELGVMIGVSANTITSANFRLI; translated from the coding sequence ATAGTCATCCTTGACCCCACAGTACCCGACAGCAACCACATCGCCTCTGGCATCAAACCGGGCACAGCAACCTACATCCTCGAAAGCCAGCCTGATGCCATAGAGCAAATCACCACAGTCCTAGCTCAGCATACAGGCATCGAAGCCCTACACATCATCACCCACGGTAGCGCCGGCAGCCTGTACTTAGGCACAACAGAACTAAACAGCAGCAACATCGAAAACTACAGCCAACAGTTGCAACAGTGGCGAAACAGTTTCACCGCCAACGCCAGCATCATCTTATATGGATGCAGCGTAGCAGCCAGGGACACAGGCCACCAATTCCTCACTCAACTCCACCAACTCACAGGCGCAAACATCGCCGCCAATCCCACTACCACAGGTAATAGCGATCGAGGAGGCACCTGGGACATCCCCCAACTCATCCCCCCATCCCCGCAAGCGCCCAAACTTGCCCTCACAGAAACCACCCTCAAAACTTACAACGGCCTACTAGGCTTAGCCCCCAGAGTTCGCTTCGCAACGGGCGATACCCCCACTTCCGTCAGCATCGGCGACTTCAACGGCGACGGCAAACCTGACTTAGCTGTGGCGAACTACAGCAGCAACACCACCTCCATCCTGCTCAACACTACGGCCACCGGAGCCCCCACTCCCACTTTCGCCACCAGTGTCACCTTCGCAACTGGCACTGCGCCCATCTCCATCACCATCGACGACATCAACGGCGACGGAAAACCAGACTTAGCAACGGCGAACCGCAACAGCAACGACGCCTCGATTCTGCTCAACACCACCGCCACCGGAGCCACCACTCCCACTTTCGCCCCCAAAGTTGACTTCCCAACTGGCACTGACGCCAACTCCGTCAGCATCGGCGACATCAACGGTGACGGGAAACCAGACTTAGCTGTGGCGAATTCCAACGTCGACACCACCTCGATCCTGCTCAACACCACCGCTACCGGAGCCCTCACTCCCACTTTTGCTACGGGTGTCTCCTTCGCAACTGGCAGTGTGCCGTACTCCGTCAGCATCGGCGACATCAACGGCGACGGGAAACCAGACTTAGCTGTGGCAAACGGGTTCAGCAACGACGCCTCGATCCTGCTCAACACCACCGCCACCGGAGCCACCACCCCCACTTTCGCCACTCAAGTCACCTTCGCAACAGGTCTTCGCCCCAGATCCGTGAGCATCGGCGACTTCAACGGCGACGGAAAACCTGACTTAGCTGTGGCGAACTACAGAAGCTCCACGCAAACCTACAACAGCTTCACCACGTCCATCCTGCTCAACACCACCACCACCGGAGCCACCACCCCCACTTTCGCCCCCCCAGTTCCCTTCACAATTGGCTATAGCCCCAGATCGGTGAGCATCGGCGACATCAACGGCGACGGGAAACTTGACTTAGCTGTGGCAAACGGCAACAGTGCCTCCATCCTGCTCAACACCACCCCCACAGGAGCCGCCACCCCCAATTTCGCCACTCAAGTCATGTTCTATATTGGCTCTTCCATCTTCTCCGTCAGCATCGCCGACTTCAACGACGACGGGAAACTTGACTTAGCAACGGTGAACAAGGACGACGACGCCGCCTCCATCCTGCTCAACACTACTCCCAAAATTAATGCTGTGACCGCCACCACTCCCGATGGCAGCTACAAAGCAGGTGATACCATCGCCATCACCGTCACCTTCGATGATTCTGTCACCGTCACCGGCACACCCAGACTCCAACTAGAAACCGGCACAACTGACCAATTTGCCAACTACACCTCTGGTAGTGGAAGTACAACCCTCACCTTCAACTATGTAGTGCAACCAGGGGACGCCACCCCCGACTTAGAATATCTCGCCACAAATGTCCTCACCCTCAACGGCGGCACAATTAAAGATAATTTGACTGTGGATGGTATCTTAACTCTCCCCGTCTTAGCCTCAGCTAACTCCCTCGGCGGTAGTAAAGCCATAGTTATTGATAACGTTGCACCCACCATCACCAGCGTCACCTCTACCACCGCCAACGGCCTTTACGGCACAACAAGCAACATCAACGTCACCGTCAACTTCAGCGAAGCAGTTACCTTAGCCGGCGGTAACATGACAGTCGCCTTAGACACAGGTGGTATTGTCACTATTGCACCTTTCACAGGCACATCTGCTGTCGGGACTTATACTCCAGCAGCCGGACAAAATAGCACCGACCTCAACTCAACTGGGATCACTTTAGCAGTCGGTGCAACATTAAGAGATGCTGCTGGAAATAATGCAACAACATTGACTATTCCTGCGGGGCAGTCTTTAGCAAATAGCAAAGCCATAGTTGTAGACACCGTTGTCCCCACAGTTGCCTTAACATCCGCAGCCCCAACAACCACAAACGCACCATTTTTAGTCACAGCAACATTCAGCGAAAGCGTCACAGGATTTATTGCCAGCGACGTTAATCTTACTAACAGTACGATTAGCAATTTCACGGGTAGCGGCACAACTTATAATTTTACCGTTACACCGACTGCTGATGGCACTGTCACCGTTGATGTTCCTGCTGCTACAGCCACTGATATTGCGGGTAATAACAATACCGCCGCAACTCAACTGACTCGTACTGCTGATATTACAGCCCCCACAGTTGCCTTAACATCCGCATCCCCAACAACCACAAACGCACCATTTTTAGTTACAGCAACATTCAGCGAAAGCGTCACAGGATTTATTGCCAGCGACGTTAATCTTACTAACAGTACGATTAGCAATTTCACAGGTAGCGGCACAACTTATAATTTTACCGTTACACCTAATGCTGAGGGCCCTGTCACCGTTGATGTCGCTGCGGCAATAGCAACGGATACAGTCGGTAATAACAATACCGCAGCCACGCAACTGACTCGCACGTATGATGCTACAGCCCCCACAGTAGCCTTAACATCCGCATCCCCAACAACCACAAACGCACCATTTTTAGTCACAGCAACATTCAGCGAAAGCGTCACAGGATTTATTGCCAGCGACGTTAATCTTACTAACAGTACAATTAGCAATTTCACAGGTAGCGGCACAACTTATAATTTTACCGTTACACCTAATGGTGATGGTAATGTCACAGTTAATGTCCCTGCGGCAATAGCTACCGATACAGCCGGTAATAACAATACCGCAGCCACGCAACTGACTCGCACCGCCGACATCACCGCACCAACAGTTACCTTAACATCAACTTCAACACCAACAGTAACTGGTTTATTTAGCGTCACCGCTACCTTTAATGAAGATGTCATCGGCTTTGATAATACTGATATCACCGTAGCCAATGCGACTGTCGGTAACTTTGTTAAAGTTGATGCCAAAACATACACCTTTGATGTCACTCCCGCTGCTAGTGGTAATGTCACAGTTGATGTCCCAGCAGCCAAAGCAACGGATACAGCGGGTAATAACAATACCGCAGCAACTCAACTGACTCGCACTGCTAATATCACCACACCTGACATCACCGCACCAACAGTTACCTTAACATCAACTTCCACACCAACAGTAACTGGCTTATTTAGCGTCACTGCTACCTTTAATGAAGATGTCACCGGCTTTGATAATACTGATATCACCGTAGCCAATGCGACTGTCGATAACTTTGTTAAAGTTGATGCCAAAACATACACCTTTGATGTCACTCCCGCTGCTAGTGGTAATGTCACAGTTGATGTACTTGCTGCCAAAGCAACTGATACAGCAGGTAATAACAATACCGCAGCCACGCAACTGACTCGCACTGCTAATATCACCACACCTATTGTTGATGTCACCGCACCTACGGCTAACTTGGCTGCAATTTCTAACCTTACTACAGCGGGTGGTACAAGTCAGACATTGACAGTTACTTTCAGCGATAGTAGTGGAGTTGATGTTAGCAGTTTAGATAATTCTGATGTTATTGTAAATTGGTCAAGTGCCGATCTTCCTGCTACCTTTGTTAGTGTTGATATTAATAGCAATGGTACGCCGCGTACAGCAACATATTCATTTACTCCGCCTGGTGGAATTTGGGATAATGCTGACAATGGTACTTACACAGTTAATTTGCAAGCATCGCAGGTGAAGGATGCTGTTGGCAACTTGTCTGCTACTAGCAGTTTAGGTACTTTTGGCGTGAATATTCCCGCACCCGTCACCACACCAACTCCTGTAACAACACCAACTCCGGTAACAACACCAACTCCGGTAACAACACCAACTCCGGTAACAACACCAACTCCGGTAACAACACCAACTCCTGTCACCACACCAACTCCTGTAACAACACCAACTCCGGTAACAACGCCAACTCCTGTCACCACACCAACTCCGGTAACAACGCCAACTCCTGTCACCACACCAACTCCGGTAACAACGCCAACTCCTGTCACCACACCAACTCCGGTAACAACGCCAACTCCGGTAACAACGCCAACTCCGGTAACAACGCCAACGCCTGCGGAAACACCGACACCCGCACCAACGCCGACACCGACGCCAACACCGACGCCAACACCATCGGTAACACCAATAACTAATAACATTCCCAAGGATGATTGCATCTGCGACGATATTGTTTATCCCAACTTAAACCAACCTAACTCAGTTGAAAACACTATCATCGGTCTATCCAGCGTTCAAGTAGGTACATCCCAAAATGACAAGTTTTTAGGTAGCAACACTGGCAATATATTCGATGCCAAATCTGGGGATGACAACTTATATGGTGGCGACAGCAGCGACATCCTCAACGGCAACACAGGCAATGATTTTATCAGCGGTGGTAGTGGCGATGACATCCTATTTGGGGATCAAAATAATGACATTATTCTTGGCGAATTGGGCAATGATTTAATTTTTGGGGGCAAAGGCAATGACTCCATAAATAGCCGCGAAGGTAATGACATCGTTTATGCTAATAGAAATGATGACTTCATCGATGGCGGTAAGGATAATGATACCTTATTTGCAGGCAAAGGAAATGACATCGTGCTTGGTAGTCAAGGTGATGACTACCTGTTTGGAAACCAGGGTTCGGATACCATCTGCGGCGGTGAAAGTAATGATTTCATTAGCGGTAACGAATCAGCAGATATCCTGGGAGGATGTGAAGGAAATGATACTCTTTACGGAGGCGAAGATAACGATACTCTCACTGGTTGTCAAGGTGATGATATCCTTTACGGAGAATTGGGTAATAATAGTTTGATTGGCGGTAGCGGTAACGATATCTTTGTCTTAAAAGCTGGTCAAGGATTTGATACTATTGCTGATTTTACAAGCGGTCAAGATTCGATCGCACTAACCGGAGGTTTGAGTTTTGGTCAGTTAGCAATCACTCAAAATACTCAGGGAACTCTCATCAAAAATGTCTTGACAGGAGAGGAGTTAGGTGTGATGATTGGAGTGAGTGCCAATACGATTACATCGGCTAACTTCCGGTTGATTTAG
- a CDS encoding TIGR03032 family protein produces the protein MNNEQATFNTTHEHEIFGDRDLPSWLTQQQISLACTTYQTSRLMLIGAVPETNRISAFWRIFDRAMGLFCTPERLYLSSKYQLWQLDNVLECGKLYQGYDKLYIPRIGYTTGDIDIHDIAVDKNNQIIFISTLFNCIATVSDRHSCKPLWKPGFISQYINEDRCHLNGLAMVSGEPKYVTASSQSDVVDGWRDRRKNGGIVIDIESNDIIVTGLSMPHSPRWYRDKLWLLNSGRGELGYADLDTGKFEAIAFCPGYVRGLAFWQNWAIVGLSKPRGGDNTFSGLELDELLLAKDAEPRCGMMAIDLNTGAIVHWLRFEGIVTELYDVQVIPTVQKPMALGFQTDEIAQLITLEL, from the coding sequence ATGAATAACGAACAAGCCACTTTTAATACAACCCACGAACACGAAATTTTTGGCGATCGCGATTTGCCATCTTGGTTAACCCAACAACAAATCAGCCTCGCTTGCACTACCTATCAAACCAGCAGGTTAATGTTAATCGGCGCTGTGCCAGAAACCAACAGAATATCGGCTTTTTGGCGAATATTCGATCGCGCAATGGGGCTTTTCTGCACCCCGGAACGCCTTTATTTAAGTTCAAAATATCAACTCTGGCAATTAGATAATGTCTTAGAATGCGGTAAATTATACCAAGGCTACGATAAATTATATATACCAAGAATCGGCTATACTACAGGAGATATCGACATTCACGATATCGCTGTCGATAAAAATAATCAAATCATTTTTATTAGCACTTTGTTTAATTGTATCGCTACAGTGAGCGATCGCCACAGTTGCAAACCTCTCTGGAAACCTGGTTTTATCTCACAATACATCAACGAAGACCGCTGTCACCTCAACGGTTTAGCAATGGTGTCCGGGGAACCGAAATATGTCACAGCGTCGAGTCAGTCGGATGTGGTGGATGGGTGGCGCGATCGCAGAAAAAATGGCGGTATAGTTATTGATATTGAATCTAATGATATTATCGTCACGGGATTGTCAATGCCACACTCACCTCGTTGGTATCGAGATAAATTGTGGCTGCTGAATTCGGGGAGAGGCGAATTAGGATATGCGGATTTAGACACAGGGAAATTTGAGGCGATCGCGTTTTGTCCGGGATATGTCCGAGGGCTGGCTTTTTGGCAAAATTGGGCAATTGTTGGACTCTCGAAACCTCGGGGAGGTGACAACACTTTTAGCGGTTTAGAATTGGATGAGTTGTTGCTCGCCAAGGATGCTGAGCCTCGCTGTGGTATGATGGCGATCGATTTGAATACTGGGGCGATCGTTCACTGGTTGCGGTTTGAAGGAATTGTCACCGAACTCTATGATGTGCAAGTGATTCCGACAGTGCAAAAGCCGATGGCGTTGGGTTTTCAGACTGACGAAATTGCTCAGTTAATTACTTTGGAACTTTAA
- a CDS encoding pentapeptide repeat-containing protein — protein MKNNSSIGLMNWLPPKPETVLLCDSIAAASDMAFMLNGEWDGCNSLVLPKCDKVAIEAAASLLETSWCYQNTCEPVLIRLEVDELLRRYAVGDRFFINANLRCAQLSELCFENIDLSYAKLNLANLSGTNLSKANLMAAQMQSANLSGSNLSKAQLVRANLSGANLSDANLIGADLSYADLSNVCLTGADLRGANLAKTDLRKTSLDGAIFE, from the coding sequence GTGAAAAACAATAGCTCGATCGGTTTAATGAACTGGCTGCCACCCAAACCAGAAACCGTTTTGCTGTGCGACTCAATAGCAGCAGCTTCTGACATGGCATTTATGCTCAACGGTGAGTGGGATGGGTGCAATAGTTTGGTGCTCCCTAAATGCGACAAGGTAGCAATTGAAGCAGCCGCTAGTTTGCTGGAGACATCGTGGTGCTACCAAAATACTTGCGAACCGGTTTTAATTCGGCTGGAAGTTGACGAATTGCTGCGCCGTTATGCGGTGGGAGACAGGTTTTTTATCAATGCTAACTTGCGATGCGCGCAATTGAGCGAACTTTGCTTTGAAAACATCGATTTGAGTTATGCTAAATTGAATTTGGCTAACCTCAGCGGCACTAATTTAAGCAAAGCAAACTTAATGGCAGCACAAATGCAATCTGCAAATTTGAGTGGCAGCAATTTGAGTAAAGCGCAACTTGTGAGGGCGAATTTATCAGGAGCAAATTTATCTGATGCTAATCTCATAGGTGCCGATTTGAGTTATGCAGATTTAAGCAATGTTTGCTTAACAGGTGCTGATTTAAGAGGTGCAAATTTAGCGAAAACAGACTTAAGAAAAACAAGCTTAGATGGGGCAATTTTTGAGTGA
- a CDS encoding protein-tyrosine phosphatase family protein encodes MHKFAAASENELIVFGAARPGYGDAEVARWIEFMQGHNIKQVCCLLAQTQLIRYTDLLGTYRNIFGCDRVCWAPIADFELVDRHILIDRILPFLESANSKGERVVVHCSGGIGRTGQVLAAWLVSARGLSNKQAIAAVKKTGRNPYEAAIAACLKGRNPWLVVEELNAILDDCRLAARHDI; translated from the coding sequence ATGCACAAATTCGCTGCGGCTTCAGAGAATGAATTAATTGTGTTTGGTGCAGCCAGACCAGGATACGGCGATGCAGAAGTTGCTCGCTGGATTGAATTTATGCAGGGGCATAATATCAAGCAAGTTTGCTGCTTGCTGGCTCAAACGCAACTCATCCGCTACACTGATTTACTGGGAACATATCGGAACATCTTTGGGTGCGATCGAGTTTGCTGGGCACCGATTGCAGACTTTGAATTGGTCGATCGCCATATTTTAATCGATCGCATATTGCCGTTCTTGGAATCTGCAAATAGCAAAGGCGAACGGGTGGTAGTTCACTGTTCTGGGGGGATCGGACGTACAGGACAGGTTTTGGCTGCTTGGTTGGTCAGCGCGCGGGGATTGTCTAACAAACAGGCGATCGCGGCAGTAAAAAAAACTGGCAGAAATCCCTATGAAGCAGCAATCGCAGCTTGTTTGAAAGGTCGAAACCCCTGGCTAGTCGTTGAAGAACTTAATGCTATCTTAGATGATTGTCGCCTGGCTGCGAGACATGATATATAG
- the blaOXA gene encoding class D beta-lactamase has translation MNRISRAIAVVLIVLGCITFVLLQPPQSALTVPPPVQESPRRGGDVAQTMNFGRHFQELGVEGSIAIYDLNSDRLYQHNPQRNATAFLPASTFKILNSLISLETGVISDEIAVLTWDGIQRQIPAWNRDLNMREAIKLSAVWFYQVLARRVGHEQMQKWVTKVGYGNQKIGNKDDIDKFWLEGELRITPNEQIQFLRRLYKNDLPFSERSLSLVKDIIIVEQTPDYTIRAKTGWASFGEQTKPQIGWYVGYLEKDKNVYFFATNIDIRNNNDAPARIELTRRCFKDMALL, from the coding sequence ATGAACCGAATATCTCGTGCGATCGCTGTTGTTTTAATTGTATTAGGCTGCATTACTTTTGTTTTACTTCAGCCACCGCAATCAGCCTTAACCGTGCCACCTCCTGTGCAAGAATCTCCACGACGCGGAGGAGATGTTGCTCAGACAATGAATTTTGGACGGCACTTTCAAGAACTAGGAGTTGAAGGCTCGATCGCAATTTACGATTTGAACAGCGATCGGCTTTATCAACACAACCCGCAGCGTAACGCCACAGCTTTTTTACCAGCATCTACATTTAAGATTCTCAACTCTCTGATTTCATTAGAAACAGGGGTGATTTCAGATGAGATTGCCGTGCTAACTTGGGATGGAATTCAAAGGCAAATTCCCGCATGGAATCGAGACTTGAATATGAGAGAAGCCATCAAACTTTCCGCCGTTTGGTTTTACCAAGTTCTCGCCCGCCGAGTCGGGCACGAGCAAATGCAAAAATGGGTAACTAAAGTCGGTTACGGCAACCAAAAAATCGGTAACAAAGACGATATTGACAAATTCTGGTTAGAGGGAGAACTGCGAATCACACCCAACGAGCAAATTCAATTTCTCCGCCGTCTGTACAAAAATGACTTACCCTTTTCTGAGCGATCGCTGTCTCTGGTGAAAGACATCATAATTGTCGAACAAACTCCCGATTACACAATTAGGGCAAAAACAGGCTGGGCAAGCTTTGGAGAACAAACAAAGCCTCAAATTGGCTGGTATGTAGGTTATTTAGAAAAGGATAAAAATGTTTACTTTTTTGCTACAAACATTGACATCCGCAACAATAATGACGCCCCTGCAAGAATCGAGTTAACCCGCCGTTGCTTCAAGGATATGGCGCTGCTGTAA
- a CDS encoding transposase translates to MTYSSSLTDAEWGLLEPLLPQILPQKKRTRPCDWTKRELIDGILYQLKNGCNWEDLPFSTTKPVGKGTGMGMSMSYRIITEKHQGKLICISTPGKGAFRNLSHSVA, encoded by the coding sequence ATGACATATTCCAGCAGTCTCACTGACGCCGAATGGGGACTTCTGGAACCGCTGTTGCCTCAGATATTACCGCAGAAGAAACGGACACGACCCTGTGATTGGACGAAGCGGGAGCTCATCGATGGCATCCTCTATCAACTCAAGAATGGCTGCAATTGGGAAGACTTACCCTTCTCCACCACAAAACCTGTCGGCAAAGGAACTGGAATGGGGATGTCAATGAGCTATCGAATCATTACCGAGAAACATCAGGGCAAACTGATCTGTATCTCTACGCCTGGTAAAGGAGCATTCAGAAATTTGTCGCATTCTGTAGCTTGA
- a CDS encoding helix-turn-helix transcriptional regulator yields MATSKPHLKELADFLKTRRDRLTPADVGLPSGTRRRTPGLRREEVAQLVNVSTTWYTFLEQGRDIRVSAQVLESLAQALRLTSEERTHLFMLALQQLPPEIPHGKSAVSPAIQRMLDHLADCPAYVVGYRFDILGWNQAACALFGDFSKMTTRERNKIWYFFTNTAHRQMLLNWEGQAQLMLARFRSICGRYLGDVALIELAEDLKKVSHEFRQWWSQHEVQAKLEGFKSYEHPIVGHLVFEYALFQVTETPELTLVVYTPLPESGTVERLQQLKTLMLKT; encoded by the coding sequence ATGGCAACGAGTAAGCCACATCTTAAAGAACTCGCCGATTTTCTCAAAACACGCCGCGATCGCCTGACCCCTGCGGATGTGGGCTTACCAAGTGGAACACGCCGACGTACCCCGGGATTAAGGCGAGAGGAAGTGGCTCAACTGGTCAACGTCAGCACCACCTGGTACACATTCTTGGAGCAAGGGCGTGACATTCGAGTGTCTGCCCAAGTATTAGAAAGTCTCGCTCAGGCGCTTCGATTGACATCGGAGGAGCGCACTCATTTATTTATGTTGGCGTTGCAGCAATTGCCGCCAGAAATTCCGCATGGCAAGAGCGCGGTTAGTCCTGCCATTCAGCGGATGTTGGATCATCTAGCAGACTGCCCAGCTTACGTGGTGGGATATCGCTTTGATATCCTGGGCTGGAATCAAGCTGCTTGTGCCTTGTTTGGCGACTTTAGCAAGATGACAACCCGTGAGCGTAATAAAATCTGGTATTTCTTTACGAATACCGCTCATCGTCAGATGCTTTTGAATTGGGAAGGGCAGGCTCAGTTAATGCTGGCACGGTTTCGTAGTATCTGTGGGCGTTACCTGGGAGATGTTGCACTCATTGAGCTAGCAGAAGATTTGAAAAAAGTCAGCCATGAATTTCGGCAGTGGTGGTCACAACACGAAGTTCAAGCAAAGCTTGAAGGTTTCAAGTCATACGAACATCCGATCGTAGGACATTTGGTGTTTGAATACGCTTTATTTCAAGTCACAGAAACACCAGAATTAACGCTCGTAGTCTATACTCCTTTGCCTGAATCTGGTACAGTCGAGCGACTCCAGCAATTAAAAACCCTGATGTTGAAAACTTAG
- a CDS encoding SDR family oxidoreductase, which yields MNVFLTGATGYVGSLVGEQLQAAGHTVVGLVRTEAAADKLRQRGIKPLLGDLRDTETLAQAARAADGVIHTAFIHDFSDIEGAVKVEQTAIATFIDALAGSGKPFVATSGTGLLGDTGDRIIDDSEMIIPKDALASRAASEQAILQAAQQNIRSIALRLPIFVYGRGSSQFLPILIQDAQQAGVARFIEPGDYQYSVIHVDDVAKLYVLALEKGQAGAIYHAVSESGISIKAIAEAISRLLGCAVKGMSKEEAIQSWGLSLTTFFSIHNQVSCTRAETDLGWRPEIETTILEDIEFGSYRAQWQN from the coding sequence ATGAACGTTTTTCTAACAGGTGCAACGGGGTACGTCGGTTCATTGGTGGGCGAACAGTTGCAAGCAGCAGGGCATACGGTTGTAGGTTTGGTAAGAACAGAAGCAGCGGCTGACAAACTAAGGCAGCGGGGCATTAAACCACTGCTTGGCGATCTACGCGATACTGAAACATTAGCGCAGGCAGCGCGTGCAGCAGATGGTGTGATTCACACTGCCTTTATTCACGACTTTAGTGATATTGAAGGAGCAGTCAAAGTGGAACAAACGGCGATTGCAACGTTTATCGATGCCTTGGCTGGATCGGGGAAACCTTTTGTTGCCACTTCTGGGACAGGATTGCTAGGAGATACTGGCGATCGCATCATTGATGATAGTGAAATGATTATTCCTAAAGATGCGTTAGCCTCTAGAGCAGCATCTGAACAGGCGATTCTGCAAGCAGCCCAGCAAAACATTCGTAGTATTGCCTTACGTCTTCCGATTTTTGTCTATGGTCGCGGTAGCAGTCAGTTTCTTCCCATTCTGATTCAGGATGCCCAACAAGCAGGGGTAGCACGGTTTATTGAACCAGGGGATTACCAATACTCCGTCATTCATGTAGATGATGTTGCCAAACTGTATGTACTTGCTTTAGAGAAAGGGCAAGCGGGAGCTATATATCATGCAGTTTCTGAATCAGGAATTAGCATTAAAGCGATCGCCGAAGCTATTTCTCGGTTACTCGGCTGTGCTGTAAAAGGAATGTCGAAGGAAGAAGCCATTCAGTCGTGGGGGTTGTCTTTAACGACGTTTTTCTCCATTCATAATCAGGTTTCATGCACAAGAGCTGAAACAGATTTAGGTTGGCGACCAGAGATCGAAACCACAATCCTAGAGGATATTGAATTTGGTTCATATCGTGCCCAATGGCAGAACTAG